GTACAGTCTACTATGGCGCAAAAGACCTTGTCTACTGTGCGCTTGAACCAGTAGAAGTCGCCCGAAACCACGTCCTTGGGCTTGTATATTATAAAGTAGTCGTCCCACTCATCATCCATTTCCTTCTTGCTGGGCAAGATCATCTTCTGTATGCGGCGCGCATACTTGATGGACTCGGTCATCTCTATATTCTTGAACTCAACCTCTTCTTTTTGGGTCATGAGTTCAGAGATGTCGTAGGCAATGCTGAAGTACTTAACCACCTTTCCCGCTGCATCCAGCACTGGGGCTATCAGGACATCTACCCAGTACGTCTGGTAGTTTTTCTTGCGGTTCTGTAGCTCGATGCGCCAGGCTCTGCCAGCGGTAATGGTGTTCCACAGGTCGGTAAACTTGCCAAACTCCGTATAGGAGCTTTGCAGGATGCTTACCTTTTCTCCGATCAGTTCTTCTCTGCTGTACGCGCTAGCTCGGCACAGCTCATCGTTTACGTCCAGGATAATCCCCGCCAGGTCTGTCTCCAGCCACATGGGGCTGGGGTTGAATTTGGCCAGGTGCTCGCCTGTTTTATCGATGATTTGGTGTACGTTTTCGGGCTGACCTTCCTTCTTGAGCAGGAGTAGATCGCTCAAAAGTGCAGCTTTACCCTGGTGCGACTGCCGAAGAAGCTGCTGAATGTGGTCGTAATCGTACATGAGTAGCGTATGGTGAGCGATCGGGGTGCCCGCAGGGCTGTGTGCAGAAGAGTAGGCTGGCGGCCTGAACACTGGCTAAACAGCCTGCCGGGCTGGCTAAAATTATGGAATTATTGGATGCGGGCGAACTGGTGTAGGAAGCGGATATCATTCTGGCTATACAGCCGCAGGTCGGGCACGCGGTACAGAAGCTGTGCGATGCGCTCCACGCCCATGCCAAAGGCAAAGCCGCTGTACACATCGGGGTCTATCTTGCAGTTTTCCAGCACCTGGGGGTCTACCATGCCACAGCCCATTATTTCTACCCAGCCCGTGTGCTTGCACACGGCACAGCCTTCGCCGCCACATATCAGGCAGCTCACATCCATCTCGGCGCTTATTTCGGTAAAGGGAAAATAGCTGGCCCTTAGGCGTATACGCTGGTTTGGGCCGAACATGGACTTTACAAAATAGCCCAATGTTTGCTTCAGGTCGGCCAGGCTAACGTTCTTATCTACCACCAGACCCTCTACCTGGTTAAAGTAGCAGTGTGCGCGGGCGCTGATGGTTTCGTTTCGGTACACGCGGCCCGGCGCCAGTATGCGTATGGGGGGCTGCTGGCGCTCCATTACCCGCACCTGCACGCTGCTGGTGTGGGTGCGCAGCAGCCAGTCGGGGTTCCGCTGCAGGAAGAACGTGTCCTGCATGTCGCGGGCGGGGTGG
The Bacteroidota bacterium DNA segment above includes these coding regions:
- a CDS encoding SpoIIE family protein phosphatase, which codes for MSDLLLLKKEGQPENVHQIIDKTGEHLAKFNPSPMWLETDLAGIILDVNDELCRASAYSREELIGEKVSILQSSYTEFGKFTDLWNTITAGRAWRIELQNRKKNYQTYWVDVLIAPVLDAAGKVVKYFSIAYDISELMTQKEEVEFKNIEMTESIKYARRIQKMILPSKKEMDDEWDDYFIIYKPKDVVSGDFYWFKRTVDKVFCAIVDCTGHGVPGAFMSLIANNLLNQIVLQQGIYQPGRILSELHKEVRATLKQDEEEEGRNPSRDGMDMSIVVISKFDDEVLYAGANRPLFWVHQGALNVVDPDKMSIGGEQLEEERVFTTQLIEPQDGDVFYMFSDGIVDQFGGPDQKKFGTKKLKQLVMENHHEKMSVQRALFNLVWKDWKADDEQIDDVTMMGYRYRSV
- the pheS gene encoding phenylalanine--tRNA ligase subunit alpha, with product MLDKIKELEKAVCAAELSDTAALERFKQQYTGRKGAIAALFEAFRQLPGPDKAPLGKPLNELKQLAEARYAEAQQQLQAHAPVQGQPEDLGLPASPYRTGARHPIYDTERRIIDVFARIGYTVEAGPEIEDDWHNFSALNFEPNHPARDMQDTFFLQRNPDWLLRTHTSSVQVRVMERQQPPIRILAPGRVYRNETISARAHCYFNQVEGLVVDKNVSLADLKQTLGYFVKSMFGPNQRIRLRASYFPFTEISAEMDVSCLICGGEGCAVCKHTGWVEIMGCGMVDPQVLENCKIDPDVYSGFAFGMGVERIAQLLYRVPDLRLYSQNDIRFLHQFARIQ